One genomic region from Macrobrachium rosenbergii isolate ZJJX-2024 chromosome 1, ASM4041242v1, whole genome shotgun sequence encodes:
- the LOC136839672 gene encoding uncharacterized protein, whose translation MAACVYAWIENYGKTSTFDQIARIVCGTSGRHSDEVAGVLSVRNGSSRRSLSEIHYVYKLPLDRIPLNAVPLNLLIFEMCKSLHFTGEEEEDSARLSSLEARIVAAYSTRTVITLTTTTATAVSTCNQASGTNACQKRRIRRFNKLSNVDQEEDGHLADLQSALEEVPEGEPSNASSPREGRIALTIWTTTSSTYTITTTSTNTSTTLSISYYCSIVGGNMFGSCG comes from the exons ATGGCTGCTTGTGTTTATGCGTGGATAGAAAATTACGGGAAAACTTCAACATTTGATCAAATAGCACGAATAGTCTGTGGAACGTCCGGCAGACATTCA GATGAAGTGGCTGGTGTTCTTAGTGTCCGTAACGGCTCTTCTCGCCGGAGCCTGAg TGAAATTCATTATGTTTACAAATTGCCTTTGGACCGAATACCACTGAATGCAGTGCCCTTAAATCTGCTCATCTTTGAAATGTGCAAATCTCTTCATTTcacaggagaggaagaagaggacagCGCAAGGCTCTCAAGCCTGGAGGCTAGGATTGTCGCTGCATATTCCACGCGAACGGTAATAACACTGACAACCACCACAGCCACAGCTGTTTCCACCTGCAACCAGGCTTCTGGTACCAACGCCTGTCAGAAGAGGCGCATCAGACGTTTCAACAAATTGAGTAACGTTGATCAGGAGGAAGATGGCCA TCTGGCCGATCTGCAAAGCGCCCTGGAGGAGGTTCCTGAAGGGGAACCCAGCAACGCGAGCTCCCCTCGGGAGGGCAGGATCGCCCTCACCATTTGGACGACCACCTCCTCCACCTACACCATCACGACAACCTCCACCAACACCTCGACGACCCTCTCCATCTCCTACTACTGCAGCATCGTCGGTGGCAACATGTTCGGATCCTGCGGTTAA